The stretch of DNA GGCATTACCCTAGCCTGCTGGATGGAAGGATTGGGTGGGCGGATTGAGCTGCTGCAGGTGCCTGAGCCAAGACCAGCGGCAGACGCGTTCAGCGATGAGCACTATACCGGGTACTATCACCTATCGTTTGATCTCACCGATCAGATCGATAGCCTACCCCAATGGCTAGCAGAGTTAGATCAGCGGCTGCCCGCAGATTTGGCACCGCTGCAGGTTTTGCTGCCGCCTACGCAGCAAATCATTGGAGCGGCGGTGTATGAAGTGGCGTTTATCGCTGATGCCGATGGCTTACCCCTAGAGTTTTTGCGGAAACAAGGGCAAGCCTTGGGCATCTCTGCCTA from Candidatus Obscuribacterales bacterium encodes:
- a CDS encoding VOC family protein; its protein translation is MMHHASIRTANIHQAIAFYEQLGFGVTERFTAGITLACWMEGLGGRIELLQVPEPRPAADAFSDEHYTGYYHLSFDLTDQIDSLPQWLAELDQRLPADLAPLQVLLPPTQQIIGAAVYEVAFIADADGLPLEFLRKQGQALGISA